A window of Xylophilus sp. GW821-FHT01B05 contains these coding sequences:
- the lnt gene encoding apolipoprotein N-acyltransferase: protein MARSATAWSFSSAPGPGLPAALAFAVVAGLAQAMSIADPWHGQPLWWLQILSLAGLFVLLERSSSVRQAAWLGWGFATAWLAGTFWWLFISMYTYGGLAAPLAGAAVLGLAAFLALYYGLAAACWRAWAPASPAARALLLGMLWLLAELLRGSLFTGFPWGAGGYAHVDGAAPWLAPWIGVYGVGGLAAVGAAWLALCVLARRWLGLGLGLVVIAAASLWPLPADDAPPVPGATLSVALLQGNIPQDEKFQPGSGVPLALQWYAEQLRDARAALVVAPETAIPLLPQDLPAGYLDALQQRFSSGTQAALVGIPLGSPREGYSNAAIGLAPGLAQAYRYNKHHLVPFGEFIPPMFRWFTEMMNIPLGDFNRGGLGQPAFDWQGQRLAPNICYEDLFGEEIARNFSDPARAPTILVNLTNIGWFGDSVAIDQHLQISRMRTMEFARPMVRATNTGATVVIDHHGRVTAALPRYSRGVLEAWVEGRGLSDAQLTPYARWASRWGLLPLWGMALAVLLVAGIAAQRRKH, encoded by the coding sequence ATGGCGCGCTCCGCCACGGCCTGGTCGTTCTCGTCCGCGCCGGGGCCTGGCCTGCCAGCCGCGCTGGCTTTTGCCGTGGTGGCGGGATTGGCGCAGGCGATGTCCATCGCCGATCCTTGGCATGGGCAGCCGCTGTGGTGGCTGCAAATTCTGTCGCTCGCAGGCTTGTTCGTGTTGCTGGAGCGCAGCTCCTCAGTGCGCCAGGCGGCGTGGCTGGGTTGGGGGTTTGCCACCGCCTGGCTGGCTGGCACCTTCTGGTGGCTGTTCATCTCCATGTACACCTACGGCGGCCTGGCCGCGCCGCTGGCAGGGGCGGCTGTGTTGGGGCTGGCCGCTTTTCTTGCGCTGTACTACGGCCTGGCTGCTGCCTGCTGGCGCGCCTGGGCGCCGGCCTCGCCGGCGGCGCGTGCACTGCTGTTGGGCATGCTGTGGCTGCTGGCCGAGCTGCTGCGTGGCAGCCTGTTCACAGGCTTCCCGTGGGGGGCTGGCGGCTATGCCCATGTCGACGGTGCAGCGCCCTGGCTGGCGCCCTGGATCGGGGTCTATGGCGTGGGCGGCCTGGCGGCAGTGGGGGCGGCATGGCTTGCGCTGTGCGTTTTGGCACGCCGCTGGCTGGGCTTGGGCCTGGGGCTGGTGGTGATCGCTGCGGCCTCGCTCTGGCCGTTGCCGGCCGACGATGCGCCGCCGGTGCCGGGCGCCACGCTGTCGGTGGCGCTGCTGCAGGGCAACATCCCGCAGGACGAGAAGTTCCAGCCCGGCAGCGGCGTGCCGCTGGCCCTGCAGTGGTATGCCGAGCAATTACGCGATGCGCGTGCCGCGCTGGTCGTGGCGCCAGAGACCGCCATTCCGCTGCTGCCGCAGGATCTGCCGGCGGGCTACCTGGATGCGCTGCAGCAGCGTTTCTCCAGCGGCACGCAGGCCGCGCTGGTGGGCATCCCGCTGGGCTCGCCGCGCGAAGGCTACAGCAACGCCGCCATCGGCCTGGCGCCAGGCTTGGCGCAGGCCTACCGCTACAACAAGCACCACCTCGTGCCTTTTGGCGAATTCATTCCGCCCATGTTCCGCTGGTTCACCGAGATGATGAACATCCCGCTGGGCGACTTCAACCGTGGCGGCCTGGGCCAGCCGGCCTTCGACTGGCAGGGCCAGCGATTGGCGCCCAACATCTGCTATGAGGATTTGTTCGGCGAGGAAATCGCACGCAACTTCAGCGATCCGGCGCGGGCGCCCACCATCCTCGTCAACCTGACCAATATCGGCTGGTTCGGCGACAGCGTGGCGATCGACCAGCATCTGCAGATCTCGCGCATGCGCACGATGGAATTTGCGCGCCCGATGGTGCGCGCCACCAATACCGGCGCCACCGTTGTCATTGACCACCATGGCCGGGTCACTGCCGCGCTGCCGCGCTATTCGCGGGGCGTGCTGGAGGCCTGGGTGGAGGGACGCGGGCTGAGCGATGCGCAGCTCACGCCCTATGCCCGCTGGGCGTCGCGCTGGGGTCTGCTGCCGCTGTGGGGTATGGCACTGGCTGTGCTGCTGGTCGCGGGCATTGCCGCGCAACGCAGAAAGCACTGA
- a CDS encoding sulfite reductase flavoprotein subunit alpha — translation MFKKIWFQLHWFVGITAGSVLVVIGLTGAVLAFREEVVDAINPGVRHVALRDAPVLAPAQLLAGVQQAQPGRVVTTLTVSSVPGTAARALFAPREGQRRGEAIYLDPYTGAQQPVLRGDGFFDWVEELHRWLLLPRPQGRIAAGTLALCLMGLALSGLYLRWPRRPLNWRAWLTFDPALKGRSFLWGLHSVLGTWALLMYLVFTSTGIYWAFDVVRDQVDALAGSPRPPRAPAAPRSGPPAEPFTADELARGWAVFQPAAGPWEEAVLRLPARSGQALSVTWLALDAPHERARNRMSVQPATGEVKQDERYADKTMGGRFLAAIYPLHMGTYFGLPGRIVMALAALGLPAFAITGWMLYLDRRRKKRALKLERARMPAAAPMAGEGVLVAYASQSGTAKRIALQSAAALQAAGVAATVQPLGRLDLEQLRHHRRALIVASTFGDGDPPDSARRFAQQLAHGSGAALAHLQYGLLALGDRHYARFCGFGHTLDHGLQKLDAQPLFPMVEVDDSDAVALARWSAALGALAGSAVALPVEAPAAYQRWRLTERKLLNPGSSGGPLFELTLTPATPEAMQDWRAGALLDLLPRHAPEQVALSLQALGMDGEGTLAEQLSRSALPAPGSSFASAQALADSLQPLSPRRYSVASLPQDGSLQLLVRQERHENGLGLASGWLTAHAPLGAELELCLIDNPAFAPAVGDVPCIFIGNGSGLAGLRSHLRARVAAGRRRNWLLFGERQRAHDLLCDAEITQWLAQGQLELLDRVFSRDQASRIYVQDRLREQADVLRDWLAQGAVLFVCGSLDGMAAGVDAALTDILGAATLEDLIAEGRYRRDIY, via the coding sequence ATGTTCAAGAAAATCTGGTTCCAGCTGCACTGGTTTGTCGGCATCACCGCCGGCAGCGTGCTGGTCGTCATCGGCCTGACCGGGGCCGTGCTGGCCTTTCGCGAAGAGGTGGTGGATGCCATCAACCCCGGCGTGCGCCATGTTGCTCTGCGCGACGCGCCGGTGCTGGCGCCGGCGCAACTGCTGGCCGGCGTGCAGCAGGCGCAGCCGGGGCGGGTGGTCACGACCCTGACGGTTTCCAGCGTTCCCGGCACGGCGGCGCGCGCGCTGTTCGCGCCGCGCGAAGGCCAGCGCCGGGGCGAGGCGATCTACCTCGATCCCTACACCGGCGCGCAGCAGCCTGTGCTGCGCGGCGACGGCTTTTTCGACTGGGTCGAAGAGCTGCACCGCTGGCTGCTGCTGCCACGCCCGCAGGGCCGCATCGCGGCCGGCACCCTGGCGCTGTGCCTGATGGGGCTGGCGCTGTCGGGCCTGTACCTGCGCTGGCCACGCCGGCCGCTGAACTGGCGTGCCTGGCTCACTTTCGATCCCGCGTTGAAGGGCCGCTCCTTCCTGTGGGGCCTGCATTCGGTGCTGGGCACCTGGGCGTTGCTGATGTACCTGGTGTTCACCAGCACTGGCATCTACTGGGCCTTCGATGTGGTGCGTGACCAGGTCGATGCACTGGCGGGCTCACCGCGTCCACCGCGTGCGCCGGCCGCGCCCCGCAGCGGGCCGCCGGCTGAGCCCTTCACGGCCGATGAACTGGCGCGCGGCTGGGCGGTGTTTCAGCCCGCCGCCGGGCCCTGGGAAGAGGCGGTGCTGCGCCTGCCCGCGCGCTCTGGCCAGGCGCTGAGCGTCACCTGGCTGGCGCTGGATGCGCCGCACGAGCGCGCCCGCAACCGCATGAGCGTGCAGCCCGCCACTGGCGAGGTTAAGCAGGACGAGCGCTACGCCGACAAGACCATGGGCGGCCGTTTCCTGGCCGCCATCTACCCGCTGCACATGGGCACCTACTTCGGCCTGCCCGGCCGCATCGTCATGGCCTTGGCGGCGCTGGGCCTGCCTGCATTCGCCATCACCGGCTGGATGCTCTACCTGGACCGGCGCCGCAAGAAGCGCGCGCTCAAATTGGAGCGCGCCCGCATGCCCGCAGCCGCGCCCATGGCCGGGGAGGGCGTGCTGGTGGCCTATGCCAGTCAGTCAGGCACGGCCAAGCGCATCGCCTTGCAAAGCGCTGCGGCGCTGCAGGCGGCAGGCGTGGCTGCGACGGTGCAGCCCTTGGGGCGGCTCGATCTGGAGCAACTGCGCCACCACCGGCGCGCGCTCATCGTCGCCAGCACCTTTGGCGACGGCGATCCGCCCGATAGTGCGCGCCGCTTTGCCCAGCAATTGGCGCACGGTAGCGGCGCCGCGCTGGCCCATCTGCAGTACGGGCTGCTGGCGCTGGGTGACAGGCACTACGCGCGCTTCTGCGGCTTTGGCCACACGCTGGACCACGGCCTGCAAAAGCTCGATGCGCAGCCGCTGTTTCCCATGGTCGAGGTCGATGACAGCGATGCCGTCGCGCTGGCGCGCTGGTCCGCCGCACTGGGTGCGCTCGCAGGCAGCGCGGTGGCATTGCCGGTAGAGGCGCCCGCAGCCTATCAACGCTGGCGCCTGACCGAACGCAAGCTGCTCAACCCAGGCAGCAGCGGCGGCCCGTTGTTCGAACTGACACTGACCCCCGCCACGCCAGAGGCCATGCAAGACTGGCGCGCCGGCGCGCTGCTGGACCTGCTGCCGCGCCATGCGCCAGAGCAGGTCGCGCTCAGTTTGCAGGCCTTGGGCATGGATGGCGAAGGCACGCTGGCCGAGCAGCTGTCGCGCAGCGCCCTGCCCGCGCCGGGCAGCAGCTTTGCCTCTGCCCAGGCGCTGGCCGACAGCCTGCAGCCGCTCAGCCCGCGCCGCTACTCGGTCGCCTCGCTGCCGCAGGACGGCAGCCTGCAACTGCTGGTACGCCAGGAGCGGCATGAGAACGGCCTGGGCCTGGCCTCGGGTTGGCTCACCGCCCATGCGCCCCTGGGCGCAGAGCTGGAGCTGTGCCTGATCGACAACCCGGCCTTCGCGCCCGCCGTGGGTGATGTGCCCTGTATCTTCATCGGCAATGGCTCGGGCCTGGCTGGTCTGCGCTCGCATCTGCGCGCGCGCGTGGCCGCAGGCCGGCGGCGCAACTGGCTGCTGTTTGGCGAGCGCCAGCGCGCGCATGACCTGTTGTGCGATGCCGAGATCACGCAATGGCTGGCCCAGGGCCAACTGGAGCTGCTGGACCGCGTGTTCTCGCGCGACCAGGCCAGCCGCATCTATGTGCAGGACCGGCTGCGCGAGCAGGCCGATGTGCTGCGCGATTGGCTGGCGCAAGGCGCCGTGCTGTTCGTCTGCGGCAGCCTGGACGGCATGGCGGCGGGCGTGGATGCGGCACTGACTGACATCCTGGGCGCTGCCACATTGGAGGATCTAATCGCCGAAGGCCGCTACCGACGCGACATTTATTGA
- a CDS encoding transporter associated domain-containing protein, with protein sequence MSEPHPARVEREDKRTFLQKVAEFIHPAPESKEELIEVLSAAESNDVIGAESRVMLEGVLRLADKTAGDVMVAAPRMDLVDIDAPYEELLYLVIDTAHSRFPVYSGERENIIGILLAKDLLKLQRAPELNIRALLRPAVFVPESKGLNDLLREFRGNRNHLAIVIDEFGRVAGLITIEDVLEEIVGEIEDEFDIAEDEGDIFALADRTYRVSGDTPVERVAEAFEVTLHASDADEEFDTIGGLISHELGHVPRRGETCVLSGLQFQVLHVKGGAVRWFKVSPAAAADAG encoded by the coding sequence GTGTCTGAACCGCACCCCGCGCGCGTCGAACGCGAAGACAAGCGCACATTCCTGCAGAAGGTCGCCGAATTCATTCATCCGGCGCCCGAGTCCAAGGAAGAGCTGATCGAAGTCCTCTCCGCCGCCGAGAGCAACGACGTGATCGGCGCCGAATCCCGTGTGATGCTCGAAGGCGTGCTGCGCCTGGCGGACAAGACCGCGGGCGACGTGATGGTGGCGGCGCCGCGCATGGACCTGGTGGACATCGACGCGCCCTATGAGGAGCTGCTGTACCTCGTGATCGACACCGCGCACTCGCGCTTCCCGGTCTATAGCGGCGAGCGCGAGAACATCATCGGCATCCTGCTTGCCAAGGATTTGCTCAAGCTCCAGCGCGCACCTGAACTCAATATTCGAGCGCTGCTGCGCCCAGCGGTGTTCGTGCCCGAGAGCAAGGGCCTGAACGACCTGCTGCGCGAGTTTCGAGGCAACCGCAACCACCTGGCCATCGTCATCGACGAGTTCGGCCGCGTGGCCGGCCTGATCACCATCGAGGACGTGCTGGAAGAAATCGTCGGCGAGATCGAGGACGAATTCGACATCGCCGAGGACGAGGGCGACATCTTCGCCCTGGCCGACCGCACCTACCGCGTCAGCGGCGATACGCCGGTCGAGCGCGTCGCCGAGGCCTTTGAGGTGACGCTGCACGCCAGCGACGCCGATGAAGAGTTCGACACCATTGGTGGCCTGATCTCGCACGAGCTGGGCCATGTGCCGCGCCGCGGCGAGACCTGCGTGCTGAGCGGCCTTCAGTTCCAGGTGCTGCACGTCAAGGGCGGGGCGGTGCGCTGGTTCAAGGTGTCGCCCGCAGCGGCTGCCGACGCCGGCTGA
- a CDS encoding GNAT family N-acetyltransferase, whose protein sequence is MIAPVSLLQASLNAGRHWLRPSRTADDGAPALPPALVPIRSLGPAYRERIAAHLLALDPEDRYLRFGYAASDEQIRRYAQELDFARDEIFGIYNRRLELIAVAHLAYGREPGQGSRAEFGVSVVKSARGRGYGARLFRRAMMHARNAGVAEIFIYALSQNGAMLSIARKAGATVQRDGSEAEAYLRLPPADLDSRLSQLLEQQFAEVDYRLKVQAKHFWDAIGDVQEIRQGVRDGRQRSGQ, encoded by the coding sequence ATGATCGCTCCCGTGTCCCTGCTCCAAGCGTCCCTCAATGCCGGACGGCATTGGCTGCGCCCTTCGCGTACTGCGGATGACGGCGCACCGGCGCTGCCGCCTGCTTTGGTGCCGATCCGCTCGCTTGGGCCCGCCTACCGCGAGCGCATTGCCGCGCACCTGTTGGCGCTGGACCCGGAAGACCGCTACCTGCGTTTTGGCTACGCCGCCAGCGACGAGCAGATCCGGCGCTATGCCCAGGAACTGGACTTCGCGCGCGACGAGATCTTTGGCATCTACAACCGCCGGCTGGAGTTGATCGCGGTCGCGCACCTGGCCTATGGGCGCGAGCCGGGGCAGGGCAGCCGCGCGGAATTCGGTGTCTCCGTGGTCAAGTCGGCACGTGGCCGTGGCTACGGCGCACGCCTGTTCCGGCGCGCCATGATGCATGCCCGCAACGCCGGCGTGGCCGAGATCTTCATCTACGCGCTGAGCCAGAACGGCGCCATGCTGAGCATCGCGCGCAAGGCCGGGGCCACGGTGCAGCGCGACGGCTCCGAGGCCGAGGCCTATCTGCGCCTACCGCCCGCGGACCTGGACAGCCGCCTGTCGCAACTGCTGGAGCAGCAGTTCGCCGAGGTGGACTACCGCCTCAAGGTGCAGGCCAAGCATTTCTGGGACGCGATCGGCGACGTCCAGGAAATCCGCCAGGGCGTGCGCGACGGCCGCCAGCGCTCAGGCCAATAG
- a CDS encoding coniferyl aldehyde dehydrogenase — translation MPDLVPDTAADADALGALLARQQAAFAAAPYPSLEQRRSTLRRLRAAIRQHAAALAEAAKRDFSARAEAETMMVDVLPSVLHINHLLGGLRRWMKPSRRHTELLFLSNRAYVMYQPKGVVGVVVPWNFPIYLALGPLATALAAGNRCMVKTSEFAPQTSHALRTMLAEVFAADEVAVVEGDAEVARCFTALPFDHQVFTGSPEVGRHVMRAAADNLTPVTLELGGKSPAVVSRSATLAVAARRIAHGKTVNSGQTCVAPDYALVPEELADTFAAEVLAAAGKFFPPGSEDYTAVIHDRAYQRQQALLDDARAKGARVLSSQMSDQGRRLPLQVVLGVTPDMRLAREEIFGPILPVFTYRGMDDAIAHIQRGTRPLALYYFGHDKSESDALLQRTHAGGVTLNDWGWHVVNHDLPFGGIGTSGMGNYHGAEGFRELSHGKAVFAEQRWFPIELFHPPYGSWVQRLALRLFLRAKR, via the coding sequence ATGCCAGACCTCGTGCCCGACACCGCAGCGGACGCAGACGCGCTGGGCGCGCTGCTGGCGCGCCAGCAGGCCGCCTTTGCTGCGGCGCCTTACCCCTCGCTGGAGCAACGCCGCAGCACGCTGCGCCGCCTGCGCGCGGCGATCCGCCAGCATGCTGCGGCACTCGCTGAAGCCGCCAAGCGCGATTTCAGTGCACGCGCCGAGGCCGAGACCATGATGGTCGACGTGCTGCCCAGCGTGCTGCACATCAACCACCTGCTGGGCGGTTTGCGGCGCTGGATGAAGCCTTCGCGGCGGCATACGGAGTTGCTGTTCCTGAGCAACCGTGCCTACGTCATGTACCAGCCCAAGGGCGTGGTCGGTGTGGTCGTGCCGTGGAACTTCCCCATCTACCTGGCGCTGGGCCCGCTGGCTACCGCGCTGGCGGCCGGCAACCGCTGCATGGTGAAGACCTCTGAATTCGCGCCGCAGACCTCGCATGCGCTGCGAACGATGTTGGCGGAGGTCTTCGCAGCAGATGAAGTGGCCGTGGTCGAGGGCGATGCTGAGGTGGCGCGGTGCTTCACCGCATTGCCCTTCGACCACCAGGTCTTCACCGGCTCACCAGAGGTGGGTCGCCATGTGATGCGCGCCGCGGCCGACAACCTGACGCCAGTGACGCTGGAGCTGGGCGGCAAGTCGCCGGCCGTGGTGTCGCGCAGCGCCACCTTGGCGGTGGCGGCACGCCGCATCGCGCATGGCAAGACGGTCAACAGCGGCCAGACCTGTGTCGCGCCCGACTACGCGCTGGTGCCAGAAGAGCTGGCCGACACCTTCGCCGCTGAAGTGCTGGCTGCGGCCGGCAAGTTCTTCCCGCCCGGCAGCGAGGACTACACGGCGGTGATCCACGACCGTGCTTACCAGCGCCAGCAGGCCTTGCTCGACGATGCCCGCGCCAAGGGTGCGCGCGTGCTGAGCAGCCAGATGTCCGATCAGGGCCGGCGCCTGCCGCTGCAGGTGGTGCTGGGCGTGACGCCCGACATGCGCCTGGCGCGCGAGGAAATCTTTGGCCCGATCCTGCCGGTCTTCACCTACCGTGGCATGGACGATGCCATTGCCCATATCCAGCGCGGCACGCGCCCGCTGGCGCTCTACTACTTCGGCCATGACAAGTCCGAGTCCGATGCCCTGCTGCAGCGCACGCACGCGGGCGGCGTCACCTTGAACGACTGGGGCTGGCATGTGGTGAACCACGATTTGCCGTTTGGCGGCATCGGCACCTCGGGCATGGGCAACTACCACGGCGCCGAGGGCTTTCGCGAGCTGTCGCATGGCAAGGCGGTGTTTGCCGAGCAGCGCTGGTTCCCGATAGAGCTGTTCCACCCGCCCTATGGCAGTTGGGTGCAGCGGCTGGCGCTGAGGCTGTTCCTGCGCGCAAAGCGGTAG
- a CDS encoding HD domain-containing phosphohydrolase, with protein sequence MPPAPSGAAPDANPHALQLIVDTAEQRDIVAAEDIYDEHDVKLWSSGQPVTRALQQRLLERKLKRPLESCLRAQDGVTLANLLGDAEAFLASGHALARAARPHAAVLTRELRQLSLHPVAQLLLTTARTSQPATYEHAVRGMVLAGAMAGAAQAQDHHFVRLALLGGLLHDIGEMYVHPWYLQADQALGPEDYRHIVAHPRIGESLLASQTDYPPELARAIGEHHERLDGSGYPRQLAGDAISPLGQLLAVVETTQGIAASAPSPLARASFALRAIPGEYASRWAGFIASAAHDAAEDLVHVHAAVMADAGSLADIDLRLAAALQRADALVERAGSSAGLRSVAAKASHLLRRLRTGWNGMGLWSTAGQDDAAEPQFERRMALGELRYRLTALQRECLWPAHGLTERDRAALQPLWEQLT encoded by the coding sequence ATGCCCCCTGCTCCGAGCGGCGCCGCCCCGGACGCCAACCCGCATGCGCTGCAACTGATCGTGGACACCGCAGAGCAGCGCGACATCGTCGCGGCCGAGGACATCTACGACGAGCACGACGTCAAGCTCTGGTCCAGCGGCCAGCCCGTCACCCGCGCGCTGCAGCAGCGCCTGCTGGAGCGCAAGCTCAAGCGCCCGCTCGAATCCTGCCTGCGCGCCCAGGACGGCGTAACCCTGGCGAACCTGCTTGGCGATGCCGAGGCCTTCCTGGCCAGCGGGCACGCGCTGGCCCGCGCCGCACGGCCCCATGCCGCCGTGCTCACACGCGAGCTACGCCAGTTGAGCCTGCACCCAGTGGCACAGCTGCTGCTGACCACCGCCCGGACGTCGCAGCCCGCGACCTACGAGCATGCGGTGCGCGGCATGGTGCTGGCCGGCGCCATGGCCGGCGCGGCGCAAGCGCAAGACCACCATTTCGTGCGCCTGGCCTTGCTCGGCGGCCTGCTGCACGACATCGGCGAGATGTACGTGCACCCCTGGTACCTGCAGGCCGACCAGGCGCTGGGCCCGGAGGACTACCGCCACATCGTCGCCCACCCGCGCATCGGCGAATCGCTGCTGGCCTCGCAGACCGACTATCCCCCGGAGCTGGCGCGGGCCATCGGCGAACACCATGAGCGGCTCGACGGCAGCGGCTATCCGCGCCAGTTGGCGGGCGACGCCATATCGCCCCTCGGTCAGTTGCTGGCCGTGGTGGAAACCACGCAGGGCATTGCCGCGTCCGCCCCCAGCCCGCTGGCCCGCGCCAGCTTTGCTTTGCGGGCGATCCCGGGCGAGTACGCCAGTCGTTGGGCGGGCTTTATTGCCTCTGCCGCGCACGATGCGGCGGAAGACCTGGTGCACGTCCACGCCGCAGTGATGGCCGACGCCGGCAGCTTGGCCGATATCGATCTGCGGCTTGCAGCGGCCCTGCAGCGGGCCGATGCGCTGGTGGAGCGCGCCGGCAGCTCGGCCGGACTGCGCAGCGTGGCCGCCAAGGCCAGCCACCTGCTGCGCCGCCTGCGCACCGGCTGGAATGGCATGGGACTGTGGTCCACGGCCGGCCAGGACGATGCGGCCGAACCGCAGTTCGAGCGGCGCATGGCGCTGGGCGAACTGCGCTACCGGCTGACCGCACTCCAGCGCGAATGCCTGTGGCCCGCGCATGGCCTGACCGAGCGCGACCGTGCGGCCTTGCAGCCGTTGTGGGAGCAATTGACCTGA
- a CDS encoding GMC family oxidoreductase N-terminal domain-containing protein translates to MEFDYVIVGAGSAGCVLANRLSADPAVSVCLVEAGPRDRSPLIHMPGGIIGILPTRHVNWAFKTVPQHGLGGRQGYQPRGKTLGGSSAINAMIYIRGHRSDYDDWAALGNPGWSYDEVLPWFRRSEDFHGGANAFHGAGGELHVGTLAAHPATQAFVEAGRAAGYPVNTDFNAAEQEGVGHYDVTIRDGRRCSASVAFLHPLRGVRPNLTVLTGAHATGLVLEGKTVRGVQLRMKGRPLELRARRETLLAAGAFGTPQLLLLSGIGSEAALQPHGIAQRHALPGVGQGLVDHPDYVLPYTTTDRSLAGLSPRGLAAMAGALFEYRAHRTGLFASNFAEAGGFLRTDPALARPNVQLHWVTGIVDDHNRKLHTSHGMSCHVCVLRPKSQGSVGLQSADPLAPPRIDPNFLAHDEDVAVLLKGYRMSREIMAAAPLARYAPQEMYVDKVHSEDELVALLRRRTDTNYHPVGSCRMGSDEMAVVDHRLRVRGLERLRVIDASVMPTLVGGNTNAPSIMIGEKGAAMVLEDAAPIR, encoded by the coding sequence ATGGAATTCGACTACGTCATCGTCGGTGCCGGCTCGGCCGGCTGTGTGCTTGCCAATCGCCTGAGCGCAGACCCGGCCGTCAGCGTCTGCCTGGTCGAGGCCGGCCCGCGCGACCGCTCACCCCTGATCCACATGCCCGGCGGCATCATCGGCATCCTGCCCACGCGGCATGTGAACTGGGCCTTCAAGACCGTGCCGCAGCACGGCCTGGGTGGTCGCCAGGGCTACCAGCCGCGCGGCAAGACGCTGGGCGGCAGCAGCGCCATCAACGCGATGATCTATATCCGCGGCCACCGCAGCGACTACGACGATTGGGCCGCGCTGGGCAACCCCGGCTGGTCCTATGACGAGGTGCTGCCCTGGTTCCGCCGCTCGGAAGACTTCCATGGTGGCGCGAATGCCTTCCATGGTGCCGGCGGCGAGTTGCACGTGGGCACGCTGGCCGCGCACCCGGCCACCCAGGCCTTCGTCGAGGCCGGGCGCGCGGCGGGGTATCCCGTCAACACCGACTTCAATGCCGCCGAGCAGGAAGGTGTGGGTCACTACGACGTGACGATCCGCGACGGGCGCCGCTGCAGTGCCTCGGTGGCCTTCCTGCACCCACTGCGCGGCGTGCGCCCCAACCTGACGGTGCTGACCGGCGCGCATGCGACCGGCCTGGTGCTGGAGGGCAAGACGGTGCGCGGCGTGCAGCTGCGCATGAAGGGTCGCCCCTTGGAGCTGCGGGCCCGCCGCGAAACCCTGCTGGCGGCAGGCGCCTTCGGCACGCCGCAATTGCTGCTGCTGTCAGGCATAGGCAGCGAGGCCGCCTTGCAGCCGCACGGCATCGCGCAGCGCCATGCGTTGCCCGGCGTTGGCCAGGGGCTGGTGGACCATCCCGACTACGTGCTGCCTTACACCACCACCGACCGCTCGCTGGCCGGTCTGTCGCCGCGCGGCCTGGCGGCCATGGCAGGCGCCTTGTTCGAGTACCGCGCGCACCGTACCGGCCTGTTTGCCAGCAACTTTGCCGAGGCCGGCGGCTTTCTTCGCACCGACCCGGCGCTGGCCCGCCCGAATGTGCAATTGCATTGGGTGACCGGCATCGTCGACGACCACAACCGCAAGCTGCACACGAGCCATGGCATGAGCTGCCATGTCTGCGTGCTCCGGCCCAAAAGCCAGGGCTCGGTCGGCCTGCAGTCGGCTGACCCGCTGGCGCCGCCGCGCATCGATCCCAACTTCCTGGCGCACGACGAAGACGTGGCGGTGCTGTTGAAAGGCTACCGGATGTCGCGCGAGATCATGGCCGCCGCGCCCTTGGCGCGCTATGCGCCGCAAGAGATGTACGTGGACAAGGTACACAGCGAGGACGAACTGGTGGCGCTGCTGCGCCGCCGCACCGACACCAACTACCACCCGGTCGGCAGTTGCCGCATGGGCAGCGATGAGATGGCCGTGGTCGACCACCGGCTGCGCGTGCGCGGCCTGGAGCGCCTGCGCGTGATCGATGCATCCGTCATGCCGACGCTGGTGGGCGGCAACACCAACGCGCCCTCGATCATGATTGGCGAGAAGGGTGCGGCCATGGTGCTGGAGGACGCTGCCCCTATTCGCTGA
- a CDS encoding Lrp/AsnC family transcriptional regulator: protein MEALDKLDILILRKLQADGRATYEQIAEAVGLSPSAVLRRVRRLEETRVIDRYVALVRPEAVGLGLTAYLNVRLEKHTETHKRNPMDLFRASVQTWPEVVECAALTGEMDYLLRVVVADMAHYSRFIMDTLLKHPSVEDCKTSFVLDRVKTTTAVPV, encoded by the coding sequence ATGGAAGCACTCGACAAGCTTGATATCCTGATCCTGCGCAAGCTGCAGGCAGATGGCCGCGCCACCTACGAGCAGATCGCCGAGGCCGTGGGCCTGTCGCCCAGCGCCGTGCTGCGCCGGGTGCGGCGGCTGGAAGAAACCCGCGTGATCGACCGCTACGTGGCCCTGGTGCGGCCCGAGGCGGTGGGCCTGGGGCTGACCGCCTACCTCAACGTGCGGCTGGAAAAGCACACCGAGACGCACAAGCGCAACCCCATGGACCTGTTCCGCGCCAGCGTGCAGACCTGGCCCGAGGTGGTCGAGTGCGCCGCCCTGACCGGCGAGATGGACTACCTGCTGCGCGTGGTGGTGGCCGACATGGCGCACTACAGCCGCTTCATCATGGACACGCTGCTCAAGCACCCCAGCGTGGAAGACTGCAAGACCAGCTTCGTACTGGACCGAGTAAAAACAACCACCGCCGTGCCGGTGTAG